Below is a window of Blastopirellula marina DNA.
TAACGGAGAATCCTACTTGGATTCTGCGATTAACTCGGTTTTGGGGCAAACCTACCAGGCGTGGGAACTCCTTTGTCTCGATGATGGTTCTAGTGACAACTCCCGAGCGATCATTCAGCGGTTTTCTGACAGGGATGATCGCATTCAACTCATCAAGCTTGACCACCGTGGGATTGTTTCCGCGCTCAATCATGGGGTCAAGCAAGCTCAGACGAAATTTATCGCAAGACTTGATGCCGATGATATCGCATTGCCATCGCGTTTCGAGTTGCAGATACAGTACTTGGAGCGTCACCCAGAGGTTGCCTTGGTGGGTGGTAGTTATCAGACGATTCGGGCCGACGGAAGCGTGTGGAAAGACAACATACCACCGCTGAGATACCAAGATGTACTGGCGAGACTTCCGCAGAGCAACTGTATTGCGCATCCGGCGGTAATGATGCGGCGCTCAGTTCTTGATCAGTTCGAGGGACCGTATCGCGAGTGGTTTCCATTCGCGGAAGACTATGATCTGTGGCTACGAATGTCCGTACAACATCGGCTTGAGAACTTGCCAGATATTCTCTTGCAATATCGACGCGACTTCGCAAATCCGCGGCCTGCGCGAACCGTAACTCAGGCCATCTCGACTCTCGCAGCTTCGTTTGTTCATCGTTTGCGGCGCGACGGCATGATTAGGGATGATCAGTTATCAATGCCATTTGATGAGCAACGATTGATAGCGGCAGGCTGCCCGGTCGCAAGAATCCATGAGGTCGTTCGAAAGGCATTGCTGTCCGAAGCTCGTGCGTCAGCGAAAGCCGGCTTTCCTGCACAGGCCCAAATTCTTATCAGAGAAGCAAAAAAAGTCGCTCCAAAGCTGTGGCAAGTAAGGGACTGCGTTGATTTTCTGTGGAAAGTTACTCAAGTCCGTGTTGCGTGAGCAGTGAGTCGCTATACAACGCGGACCGAGAGTTTACACAGGCGACTAAATCATCGAATCATGCTTCGGCAACGGTGCCGCGGATTTACCCGTGGCAACCTACGCTTTGATCTCGTCGATCTGTTTGGTTGCAATACCAACCGGGCGATCCAGAGGAACCTCGGCAGCTGCGAGGATCGTGGTGAGAAGGTCG
It encodes the following:
- a CDS encoding glycosyltransferase, with translation MKPVVTVLMPIYNGESYLDSAINSVLGQTYQAWELLCLDDGSSDNSRAIIQRFSDRDDRIQLIKLDHRGIVSALNHGVKQAQTKFIARLDADDIALPSRFELQIQYLERHPEVALVGGSYQTIRADGSVWKDNIPPLRYQDVLARLPQSNCIAHPAVMMRRSVLDQFEGPYREWFPFAEDYDLWLRMSVQHRLENLPDILLQYRRDFANPRPARTVTQAISTLAASFVHRLRRDGMIRDDQLSMPFDEQRLIAAGCPVARIHEVVRKALLSEARASAKAGFPAQAQILIREAKKVAPKLWQVRDCVDFLWKVTQVRVA